From the Kitasatospora viridis genome, one window contains:
- a CDS encoding D-arabinono-1,4-lactone oxidase, with protein sequence MTVTAGRWTNWAGNQSAEPSRIAVPGSTEELAEEVKRAAAEGRTVKAVGSGHSFTAIAAAGHGVLVRPEGLTAVRELDRGAGTVTVESGLPLARLNRLLAAAGLSLTNMGDIEVQTVAGATSTGTHGTGRDSGSLAAQIRALEIVLADGSVRHCSPTEEPELFQGARLGLGALGVVSAITFGVEPAFLLTAHEAPMRFDEVLADFDRLTRVNEHFEFYWFPHTDRCSTKRNNRSQGPAAPLPGFKAWLEDDFLSNTVWEGACRIGRAFPATVPAIARAASRAWSERTYTDVAHKVFTSPRKVRFIEMEYAVPREAAVPVLRELRRLVERGDWRISFPVEVRCAPADDLWLSTASGRDTVYIAVHLYRGTAEQGYFTAVEQLMTAHQGRPHWGKLHTRDAGYLAAAYPHFGDFTALRDRVDPERRFANAYLRRVLGD encoded by the coding sequence ATGACCGTGACCGCCGGCCGTTGGACCAACTGGGCGGGCAACCAGAGCGCCGAGCCCAGCCGCATCGCGGTGCCCGGCTCGACCGAGGAGCTGGCCGAGGAGGTCAAGCGGGCGGCCGCCGAGGGACGCACCGTCAAGGCGGTGGGGTCCGGCCACTCGTTCACCGCGATCGCCGCCGCCGGCCACGGCGTGCTGGTCCGCCCCGAGGGCCTGACCGCGGTGCGCGAACTGGACCGCGGGGCCGGCACCGTCACGGTGGAGTCCGGCCTGCCACTGGCCCGGCTGAACCGGCTGCTGGCCGCCGCCGGCCTCTCGCTGACCAACATGGGCGACATCGAGGTGCAGACGGTGGCCGGCGCGACCAGCACCGGCACCCACGGCACCGGCCGGGACTCCGGCTCGCTGGCCGCCCAGATCCGGGCGCTGGAGATCGTGCTGGCCGACGGCTCGGTGCGGCACTGCTCGCCCACCGAGGAGCCCGAGCTCTTCCAGGGGGCCCGGCTGGGCCTGGGCGCGCTCGGCGTGGTCAGCGCGATCACCTTCGGCGTGGAGCCGGCCTTCCTGCTCACCGCGCACGAGGCGCCGATGCGGTTCGACGAGGTGCTGGCCGACTTCGACCGGCTGACCCGGGTGAACGAGCACTTCGAGTTCTACTGGTTCCCGCACACCGACCGCTGCAGCACCAAGCGCAACAACCGCAGCCAGGGGCCGGCCGCCCCGCTGCCCGGCTTCAAGGCCTGGCTGGAGGACGACTTCCTCTCCAACACGGTCTGGGAGGGCGCCTGCCGGATCGGCCGGGCGTTCCCGGCCACCGTGCCCGCGATCGCCAGGGCCGCCAGCCGGGCCTGGTCCGAGCGGACCTACACCGACGTCGCCCACAAGGTCTTCACCAGCCCGCGCAAGGTGCGGTTCATCGAGATGGAGTACGCCGTGCCGCGCGAGGCGGCGGTGCCGGTGCTGCGCGAGCTGCGCCGGCTGGTGGAGCGCGGCGACTGGCGGATCAGCTTCCCGGTGGAGGTGCGCTGCGCCCCCGCCGACGACCTCTGGCTCTCCACCGCGAGCGGCCGGGACACCGTCTACATCGCCGTGCACCTCTACCGGGGCACCGCCGAGCAGGGCTACTTCACCGCGGTCGAGCAGCTGATGACGGCCCACCAGGGCCGCCCGCACTGGGGCAAGCTGCACACCCGGGACGCCGGGTACCTGGCGGCGGCCTACCCGCACTTCGGCGACTTCACCGCGCTGCGCGACCGGGTGGACCCGGAGCGCCGGTTCGCCAACGCCTACCTGCGCCGGGTGCTGGGCGACTGA